Proteins encoded within one genomic window of Cucumis sativus cultivar 9930 chromosome 3, Cucumber_9930_V3, whole genome shotgun sequence:
- the LOC101205403 gene encoding phylloplanin, translating to MSLKSNLLVLVMVIGGLGSAPLMAEAQIGNVRGLPPLMKVEGTVYCTADGNIGNIDLAYPIPFFTDARVEILGFLFGRALPPSVTDDSGSFSMYFRSTSLSSVLTDSTIMVSTPLSNCNSTLPSTGFLSSTLEYNGTVVEDGNTIMTLVPKRFRFSPSP from the exons atgagtttgaaatcaaatttgttagtACTGGTGATGGTTATTGGAGGTTTGGGATCAGCTCCATTAATGGCAGAAGCTCAGATTGGGAATGTTAGGGGTCTCCCTCCGCTTATGAAAGTCGAAGGAACTGTTTATTGCACTGCCGATGGCAACATTGGCAACATTGACCTCGCTTACCCCATCCCTTTTTTCACGg acGCTAGAGTTGAGATATTGGGGTTCTTATTTGGACGTGCCTTACCACCTTCAGTAACAGATGACTCCGGATCCTTTTCAATGTATTTTCGATCGACCTCTTTATCCTCAGTGTTAACCGATAGTACCATCATGGTGAGCACTCCATTGTCCAATTGTAATTCGACGCTTCCATCCACTGGATTTCTATCGTCCACACTAGAATACAATGGAACAGTTGTGGAGGATGGCAACACCATCATGACACTAGTTCCCAAACGATTCAGGTTCAGTCCATCTCCTTAA